A part of Leishmania panamensis strain MHOM/PA/94/PSC-1 chromosome 34 sequence genomic DNA contains:
- a CDS encoding hypothetical protein (TriTrypDB/GeneDB-style sysID: LpmP.34.2320) has translation MATEDELRELLPKLRFNKEFKKKQKYKYKKRVEAREKERVIVNGKKRSASKEIETAKHGAKAKSTTAKKSDGVAAAAARAKGKPKTRVPKLKVANVETGKETLKKKKARDLVRETRKKKKTSSKKEPKSASKSTRASVAPAAVVASESSEAEQRRTRVTKDELPATAALAVLSVEPKPAMTQAERDRELLARAIRGDDLFDSDAAAGVADGAAFVRQDPSLYPDHAFLDDYAEKKHAEAVSADELLKNAHNFFKNLGNRERALNKVAKEHIKHLRAVNRRGGDKQGFRYVVPKSVKQVVRELLSAQKARDGEEDPEAVIDPGQLVSTFGGDGVAETSDKPVRRSRRRRSRTYSDFYQFQVSRRWTRNAENFLKRSRPNKALFEAKKHQRSIKNF, from the coding sequence ATGGCGACAGAGGATGAATTGAGGGAGCTTCTCCCGAAGCTGCGCTTCAACAAGGAGTtcaagaagaagcaaaagtACAAGTACAAGAAACGTGTGGAGGCGCGCGAGAAGGAGCGCGTGATAGTCAACGGCAAGAAGCGCTCCGCTAGCAAGGAGATCGAGACCGCCAAACATGGCGCAAAGGCGAAGTCTACAACAGCCAAGAAGTCCGATGGtgtagcagcggcggccgcgagagcgaaagggaagcCGAAAACGCGTGTGCCAAAGCTGAAAGTGGCCAATGTGGAGACTGGCAAGGAgacgctgaagaagaagaaggcgcgaGACCTCGTGCGGgaaacacgaaaaaaaaagaagactTCCTCCAAGAAGGAGCCCAAGTCAGCCTCCAAGTCTACCCGTGCTAGTGTGGCCCCCGCCGCAGTCGTCGCGAGCGAGTCTTCCGAAGCAGAGCAAAGAAGGACAAGAGTGACGAAGGACGAGCTgcctgcgactgctgctctGGCAGTATTGTCTGTGGAGCCGAAGCCGGCGATGACGCAGGCAGAGCGCGACCGGGAGCTGCTTGCTCGGGCAATTCGCGGCGATGATCTGTTTGacagcgacgcagccgcgGGTGTCGCTGATGGTGCGGCGTTCGTTCGCCAAGACCCATCGCTCTACCCGGATCACGCCTTTCTTGACGATTACGCGGAGAAGAAACACGCCGAGGCTGTCTCGGCCGACGAATTACTCAAGAACGCGCACAATTTTTTTAAGAACCTCGGCAATCGAGAACGTGCCCTTAACAAGGTTGCAAAGGAGCACATTAAGCACCTCCGGGCAGTCaaccgccgcggcggcgacaaaCAAGGATTTCGTTATGTAGTGCCCAAGAGCGTGAAGCAGGTGGTACGAGAGCTACTCTCGGCGCAGAAGGCGCGTGACGGCGAAGAGGACCCCGAGGCAGTTATCGACCCAGGCCAACTTGTGTCGACGTTCGGCGGCGACGGGGTGGCGGAGACTTCTGACAAGCCTGtgcgccgcagccgtcgccgacGCTCACGCACTTACTCGGACTTTTACCAGTTTCAGGTGAGTAGGCGATGGACTCGTAACGCGGAGAACTTCCTTAAGCGTAGCCGACCCAACAAGGCGCTCTTCGAGGCTAAGAAGCACCAGCGCTCCATAAAGAATTTTTGA
- a CDS encoding hypothetical protein (TriTrypDB/GeneDB-style sysID: LpmP.34.2330), with product MVRQKSRNLWNGEAGTKSVNRPQRVTVAKGWKVAPALLPAKPLAPRRRKYAPIRPNNRDAIAIPLGGQSYNPVDEEHQEALAKAVRQLSRKKLKDEKFMRMMTMGRDRKYTGNFSADKTWEEEVKETASATAKTQQKKGAKAVPVSIGASSASLPALAAVTPSGSGAKDDHVAADLAPVVKDCKTAKKTKKKKKTKKAMVEDAKRAMAHRRHPERDAVAKETEELDMLLATHTAMENRREAARQKRRAAKKANVAIKHYGRHYHTPLVVDVTPSDKLVGSLRHLSGGFVHPAMERMKSLEERNLVPARMRHTYNKRKVLKPKGQVRVKREEFGVMPETSF from the coding sequence ATGGTCCGACAGAAGTCGCGTAACTTGTGGAATGGCGAGGCGGGCACGAAGTCTGTGAATCGCCCTCAGCGTGTCACCGTTGCCAAGGGTTGGAAGGTCGCACCGGCTCTTTTGCCAGCCAAGCCGCTGGCTCCGCGCCGGCGCAAGTACGCACCGATTCGTCCAAACAACCGTGACGCGATCGCCATCCCGCTTGGGGGTCAAAGCTACAACCCGGTGGATGAGGAGCACCAGGAGGCCCTTGCTAAGGCTGTCCGCCAACTGAGCAGGAAGAAGCTCAAGGATGAGAAGTTCATGAGGATGATGACGATGGGCCGCGACCGAAAGTACACGGGAAACTTTTCAGCAGACAAGAcgtgggaagaggaggtgaaagAGACGGCGTCGGCGACTGCTAAGAcacagcagaagaagggCGCGAAGGCCGTGCCTGTCTCCATCGGTGCGTCGTCTGCGTCCTTGCCCGCTCTAGCCGCCGTGACACCGAGTGGGAGCGGGGCCAAGGATGACCATGTTGCTGCTGATCTGGCGCCCGTGGTGAAGGATTGCAAGACGGCCaaaaagacaaagaagaaaaagaagacaaagaaggcGATGGTGGAGGACGCAAAGCGTGCCATGGCACACCGGCGTCACCCGGAGCGTGATGCCGTGGCGAAGGAAACGGAAGAGCTCGATATGCTACTCGCCACCCATACTGCGATGGAGAATAGGCGTGAGGCAGCTCGGCAGAAGCGTCGCGCGGCGAAAAAGGCGAACGTCGCCATCAAGCATTACGGCCGGCACTACCACACCCCGCTAGTCGTCGACGTCACGCCGAGCGACAAGCTTGTCGGCTCCTTGCGTCATCTCAGCGGCGGGTTTGTCCACCCTGCTATGGAGCGCATGAAATCACTGGAAGAGCGCAACTTAGTGCCGGCACGCATGCGTCATACTTACAATAAGCGCAAGGTGCTGAAGCCCAAGGGCCAGGTGCGTGTGAAGCGGGAGGAGTTTGGAGTGATGCCCGAGACAAGCTTTTGA
- a CDS encoding hypothetical protein (TriTrypDB/GeneDB-style sysID: LpmP.34.2340) — MAASPSAAINGDHGNSSTIKSSYGVAASPSSRDGPSANSLTSSPSPRPSTSTRTLLLRIEGCAVAQDIRDAQCDLLRSADLPYALDATALKSLLDLLVSYAEDESITEPTLHLLANATNLDLYPDQMESNHRVVEVTAALKRRARDALLAPLIDAVGLLLDSMKTTAPFWSRYYVVVLLQRLEEFEPYKLNQALLGARGIGVLLDALNETQQDHLLRNQALQLLTSLTLTDAELQTLLAFHNAFDSLFDVIQREGGVRRGRSIVKDCLTVVHNMLRSNKATQKFFREMGCAARLVALFDSVPSQLAACTVVDHGHNGAANSSPCLVCPPLTVLTAKLEEFLDVTKKPDTMLNVLMSASILACVLRGIDEDEEELKSIQDALLRCGLLTPLARLAFSGLAIDDATRIETVRVLALLLNGSKRGVEEWLNLPPVTILVRATLPYRAQVWPAPRALLSCICETTDTTLVSAGVQLFTVVLGVPVHQERSVGVFLSGLVSPTSEYGDDPSGGVSVQASSTTSPLRTVKGTNASTSDEDAQCGVALARVLLSSRTSAVEKFYAAQVLRALVALPGATQVAQSLVHSPVPPHLQKSTLDDLVKTQPGWTLSSRLPPSFFNYTVTFLIFCLSGGAVTQQMNTAALGAYSGALLAWMSSSPLAATAFVEEVSWSEALLHQARRDGPAHLRLWSAVVIASACVVSKKAAAAGAAPPTAAAAAAALMHRFTQVVGGGAVLDTILFDMQASTPVWQHPVASGLRTQDPTPYDEATVALVEQLVAEFKQLLDSVARSASHGPAAMMRLPPSTHSEQLHPGHALPERGVASHPVAPPPTQAGQLPLKQPPSELAAASLGSLGHSPMSSTDFLVEPPPPDLPVVPLRQEVIPPVSDARTHEMLAALQGELEATRAEKADLMHALEEWRERAEQLAAQYAILENEQQRRVAAAAEEGHIQVEDAAASAMEDMHSQAACADMVDGLRENIRLLEEALNSKEEEHQQLVESMNMMEEQLRHASDAATSQRLELLQQRQQHQGQRHLPPLDVITKMEAERNAVAQQLALSQEETARLQQTLKSVSKDYSELLLLVAELNEECMSVRAGSSMAPTPVRPWPENAGLSLKREVGVPQDPPVYNTIMSDEGFFASAEMLPVKAAAPQCVGWEGTVDSMAIGTCKAQGREPASTPQALHPVLAAERQTSGDADWTHGASVHASDAPPDVSIDQPDTRTLAHADAASSLTQQLFVLPAAPAAPFPALNSPALPTEAASPSPHPLPQLGGQQQPHVGQPLLPPGSHASPPPPPPATAPHQAVYQSALQVPRYTDPSITVLGECGASGGAGPQQHSVVSTDVEYCSPQLTALSHPPPLLGLQHAVLAYESPQNADPAEIYHEVELADCTVHHSTKGVLLLASQSIQETAARDTTSAVEGNAPSISASYHSAQLSGEDAPPVAVIAANSTVLNSPLAGTGSAVDNLVGMDSGEGALCRSGANFGMGVGETGNRNAGRWATRELFSVTNAFAQPPAAAALNGSAASTSEAFCPGVRETESFEDNKRISGPTTTYNPFADLNTSDDDAEAGFRDLR, encoded by the coding sequence atggcggcaaGTCCATCCGCGGCCATCAATGGAGACCACGGGAACAGTTCTACTATAAAATCAAGTTATGGTGTCGCGGCGTCACCTTCTTCGCGTGATGGGCCCTCTGCAAACTCACTAacgtcctcgccgtcgcctcgaCCGAGCACGTCAACGCGGACGCTGCTTCTGCGCATCGAGggctgcgcggtggcgcaggatATTCGGGACGCACAGTGCGACCTTCTGCGTAGCGCTGACCTCCCGTACGCACTCGATGCAACGGCGCTAAAGTCGCTGCTCGATCTGCTTGTCAGTTATGCCGAGGACGAATCCATTACGGAGCCCACGCTGCACCTGCTTGCCAATGCCACAAACTTGGACTTGTACCCTGACCAAATGGAGTCGAACCATCGCGTCGTCGAGGTGACCGCGGCGTTAAAGCGGCGCGCACGGGATGCACTGCTCGCGCCGCTTATCGATGCCGTGGGGTTGTTGCTGGACTCTATGAAAACAACAGCGCCGTTTTGGAGCCGCTACTACGTTGtcgtgctgctccagcggCTGGAGGAGTTTGAGCCGTACAAGCTGAATCAGGCGCTGCTTGGGGCCCGCGGCATCGGCGTTTTGCTTGATGCTTTGAACGAAACCCAGCAGGATCACCTGCTGCGTAATCAAGCCTTGCAGCTTCTCACGTCGCTGACCTTGACCGATGCGGAGCTACAGACCCTTCTCGCCTTTCACAACGCATTCGACTCGCTGTTTGATGTGATCCAGCGCGAGGGTGGTGTTAGGCGAGGCAGATCCATTGTGAAGGACTGCCTAACGGTGGTGCACAACATGCTTCGCTCAAACAAGGCAACCCAGAAGTTTTTCCGTGAAATGGGCTGTGCTGCACGACTGGTGGCCCTGTTTGACTCCGTTCCATCTCAGCTGGCGGCGTGCACTGTCGTCGACCACGGCCACAACGGCGCTGCCAACAGCTCTCCCTGCCTCGTTTGCCCCCCACTGACAGTGTTGACCGCGAAGCTGGAGGAATTTCTTGACGTTACCAAGAAACCCGATACGATGCTAAACGTACTCATGTCCGCTTCGATTCTCGCGTGCGTCCTGCGGGGcatcgacgaggacgaggaggagctgaagtcCATACAAGACGCCCTACTTCGATGCGGTCTTCTGACTCCGCTTGCCCGCCTCGCATTCAGTGGGCTGGCCATCGACGACGCCACCCGAATCGAGACAGTGCGGGTGTTAGCGTTGCTGCTGAACGGGTCAAAGCGGGGGGTGGAAGAGTGGCTTAACCTCCCACCCGTCACGATTCTTGTTCGAGCAACTTTGCCATACAGAGCGCAGGTGTGGCCTGCaccgcgcgcgctgctctcaTGCATTTGCGAGACAACCGACACAACGCTCGTCAGCGCTGGCGTGCAGCTCTTCACAGTGGTGCTGGGCGTGCCGGTCCATCAAGAGCGCTCAGTTGGCGTGTTCCTGAGCGGGTTAGTGTCGCCGACGTCAGAGTACGGTGATGACCCCAGCGGCGGTGTATCAGTACAGGCGTCGTCTACGACTTCACCTCTGCGGACTGTCAAGGGGACCAATGCCAGCACCTCTGATGAGGATGCGCAGTGTGGTGTGGCGCTTGCCCGGGTGCTGCTCTCGTCGCGAACGTCGGCTGTGGAGAAGTTCTACGCTGCTcaggtgctgcgcgcgctgGTTGCACTACCTGGTGCCACGCAAGTGGCCCAAAGCCTCGTGCACTCACCTGTGCCGCCCCATCTGCAGAAGTCAACGCTGGACGACCTTGTCAAGACACAGCCAGGGTGGACGCTATCTTCCCGCCTGCCGCCCTCCTTCTTCAACTACACTGTCACCTTCCTTATTTTTTGTctcagcggcggtgcggtgaCACAGCAAATGAATACGGCAGCTCTCGGCGCCTACAGTGGGGCGCTGTTGGCCTGGATGAGTTCTTCTCCCTTGGCGGCGACTGCGTTTGTTGAGGAAGTGTCATGGAgcgaagcgctgctgcatcaggCCCGCCGCGACGGACCCGCCCATCTTCGGTTGtggtcggcggtggtgatcgCAAGTGCCTGCGTCGTGTCGAAgaaggcagcagccgcaggtgccgctccgccaacggccgcggcggctgcagcggccctCATGCACCGGTTTACGCAGGTGGTAGGTGGCGGAGCGGTGCTTGACACGATTCTCTTCGACATGCAAGCCAGCACGCCGGTGTGGCAACATCCCGTGGCGAGCGGGCTACGGACACAGGACCCCACCCCGTACGATGAAGCTActgtggcgctggtggagcAGCTTGTGGCGGAGTTCAAACAGCTCTTGGACAGCGTTGCACGGTCGGCATCGCACGGCCCGGCTGCGATGATGAGGCTGCCGCCATCAACACACTCTGAACAGCTGCATCCGGGTCACGCGCTGCCAGAACGCGGAGTAGCGTCGCACCCCGTtgcaccgccaccgacgcaAGCGGGTCAGTTGCCACTGAAGCAGCCGCCTTCtgagctcgctgctgcgtcgttgGGAAGCCTCGGACACAGCCCCATGTCATCCACCGACTTCCTGGTCGAGCCCCCTCCACCAGATCTTCCTGTCGTCCCACTGCGCCAGGAAGTAATCCCTCCTGTGTCagatgcgcgcacacacgagaTGCTGGCTGCGCTACAAGGGGAGCTTGAAGCCACCCgggcggagaaggcggacCTCATGCATGCGCTGGAGGAGTGGCGCGAGCGAGCTGAGCAGCTCGCTGCACAGTACGCTATCCTGGAGAACGAGCAACAGAGGCgtgtcgccgcggcagcggaaGAAGGACACATTCAAGTCGaggatgctgctgcttcggcgATGGAGGACATGCACTCGCAAGCCGCATGCGCTGATATGGTCGATGGGCTTCGCGAGAACATTCGGCTGCTCGAAGAGGCACTGAACtcgaaggaagaggagcatCAGCAACTGGTGGAGTCGATGAAcatgatggaggagcagctgcggcacgctTCCGACGCTGCGACCTCTCAGCGACTGGagcttcttcagcagcgacaacagcATCAAGGGCAACGGCATCTTCCACCGCTGGATGTGATCACCAAaatggaggcggagcgcaatgcagtggcgcagcagctggcgctaTCACAGGAGGAGACCGCACGACTGCAGCAAACTCTGAAGAGTGTCAGTAAAGACTACAGCGAGTTGCTGCTCCTGGTAGCCGAGCTCAACGAGGAATGCATGTCAGTGAGGGCTGGCTCGTCCATGGCTCCTACGCCAGTACGACCGTGGCCTGAGAATGCTGGCCTCAGCCTCAAAAGGGAGGTTGGGGTGCCGCAAGATCCACCCGTGTACAACACTATCATGAGCGACGAAGGCTTCTTCGCTAGTGCGGAGATGCTGCCTGTGaaggctgctgcaccgcaatGCGTGGGGTGGGAGGGCACAGTAGATTCTATGGCGATTGGCACGTGTAAAGCGCAAGGGCGAGAACCGGCGTCCACCCCACAGGCGTTGCACCCAGTCTTGGCTGCAGAGCGACAGACAAGTGGGGATGCAGACTGGACTCATGGCGCGTCCGTGCACGCCAGTGATGCGCCGCCGGATGTCTCCATTGACCAGCCAGACACGCGAACTCTTGCGCATGCTGATGCAGCTTCTTCACTGACCCAGCAGCTCTTTGTGTtgccggcagcgccagccgcTCCGTTCCCGGCATTGAACTCACCTGCGTTGCCGACGGAAGCAGCATCGCCTTCGCCTCATCCTTTGCCGCAACTAggcgggcagcagcagccacacgtAGGTCAGCCCCTGCTTCCTCCTGGAAGCCatgcttctcctccaccgccaccgcccgcAACGGCACCTCACCAAGCGGTCTACCAGTCTGCCCTTCAAGTCCCTCGCTACACTGATCCCTCCATCACCGTGTTGGGTGAGTGCGGCGCTTCTGGCGGAGCGGGGCCGCAACAACACTCCGTCGTGAGCACCGACGTTGAGTATTGCTCGCCTCAGCTAACTGCGTTGTCtcatccaccaccactgctgggGCTTCAGCATGCTGTGCTTGCCTATGAGTCACCGCAGAATGCTGACCCCGCGGAGATCTACCACGAAGTAGAACTGGCAGACTGTACGGTGCATCACTCTACGAAAGGGGTACTACTCTTGGCCTCACAAAGCATTCAGGAAACGGCAGCGAGGGACACCACGTCAGCAGTCGAAGGTAATGCCCCTAGCATTTCAGCTTCGTACCATTCTGCGCAGCTGAGTGGAGAGGATGCACCGCCTGTTGCGGTGATCGCCGCCAACTCGACTGTTTTGAATTCTCCCTTGGCCGGCACCGGAAGCGCAGTAGACAACCTGGTCGGGATGGACAGTGGCGAAGGTGCGCTATGCAGAAGCGGTGCAAACTTTGGGATGGGCGTAGGGGAAACCGGGAATCGCAATGCAGGTCGTTGGGCAACGAGGGAGCTGTTTTCGGTGACCAACGCATTCGCGCAACccccagccgccgctgcactgaacggcagcgccgcaagCACGAGTGAGGCATTCTGTCCGGGTGTACGAGAGACGGAGTCTTTCGAAGACAACAAACGAATCAGTGGTCCTACAACGACCTACAACCCGTTTGCAGACCTCAAcaccagcgacgacgacgcagagGCCGGTTTCCGTGACCTGCGTTAG
- a CDS encoding hypothetical protein (TriTrypDB/GeneDB-style sysID: LpmP.34.2350) encodes MTQSDAASEIPAQMVPILGECVLKLSRSTTYEPPLYLFPELLPPVPQGTPPLPVWDAVADAVDIAASSWRVADATQLIAAGVEAADASSIKPCAAVERRPRAMVTLSSMIAENRLLAAGLDAAVLEKDAFSSASMITHLASLQARMGLSDEEGAAIMSNHFINLLAWQKLRELNGPVLHTGVSRADRKAGEETAAESAAFSPFQTVPSSFWKRSRALQDVEDRDAWLPSPHPWATEAELRESNGAVRFVAASETNVEKQVELLHTLAELYQQPWRTLASRGQQTDFVVPPGTVNVTSPFADNSKVPGALLDPVTNLGWGPALTSSPSTDYFGGVRVAHTACFYAVVLSVASSAGVGSATAPPPTRLPLDELTTYFGRELGLQRAAAVAAATATSVVGALAPYTTHPEVLSRLQFALVLRPVYKHATNANDVRLSDRELFVGEGAPSEDGEVSDSDADACQGQAAVLHIKRPHHYTLWVVNYGRNGVRIAGQGWVLGEPRRLQAGDVLIVGDEVQLRVEAHFSETAARAPFAGDETSNNASVNSSHVKQEPVGEE; translated from the coding sequence ATGACGCAGTCGGATGCGGCTTCCGAGATACCAGCACAGATGGTGCCGATCCTTGGCGAGTGTGTGCTCAAGCTTTCACGTTCCACCACCTATGAGCCGCCACTATATCTGTTcccagagctgctgccgccagtaCCCCAgggcacgccgccgctgccagtgTGGGATGCTGTGGCAGATGCCGTGGATATCGCTGCCTCGTCGTGGCGCGTGGCAGACGCGACGCAGCTGATTGCAGCTGGTGTGGAAGCTGCTGACGCAAGCAGTATCAAGCCttgcgcggcggtggagcgcCGGCCGCGGGCGATGGTGACGCTGAGCTCTATGATTGCCGAAAACCGTCTTCTGGCGGCGGGCTTggatgcggcggtgctggagaaaGACGCCTTTTCTTCCGCCTCAATGATCACCCACCTGGCCTCGCTTCAGGCACGAATGGGACTGAGCGATGAGGAGGGCGCTGCCATCATGTCGAACCACTTTATTAATCTCCTCGCGTGgcagaagctgcgcgagcttAACGGCCCAGTTCTGCACACAGGTGTCTCTCGTGCCGATCGAAAAGCAGgcgaggagacggcggcagagagtGCTGCCTTTTCGCCCTTCCAGACTGTGCCGTCCTCGTTTTGGAAGCGCAGTCGTGCTCTCCAGGACGTGGAGGATCGAGATGCGTGGCTACCGTCGCCACACCCCTGggcgacggaggcggagctgagGGAGTCGAACGGTGCTGTGCGATTTGTGGCGGCGAGCGAGACAAACGTCGAGAAGCAagtagagctgctgcacactcTTGCCGAGCTCTACCAGCAGCCCTGGCGTACGCTTGCTTCACGAGGTCAACAAACAGACTTTGTGGTGCCGCCAGGAACGGTGAACGTCACCAGCCCATTCGCGGACAATAGCAAGGTGCCAGGGGCCCTCCTAGACCCTGTCACTAACCTCGGATGGGGACCGGCCCTCACCTCATCACCCAGCACAGACTACTTTGGTGGCGTTCGTGTGGCGCACACTGCTTGCTTCTACGCGGTGGTACTATCCGTGGCAAGCTCCGCTGGAGTTGGGAGTGCTaccgcccctcccccgacGCGTCTACCGCTGGACGAACTTACCACCTACTTCGGCCGTGAGTTGGGGCTCCAACGAGCGGCGGCTGTtgccgcggcgacggcaacTTCCGTCGTTGGCGCCTTGGCTCCTTATACTACCCACCCAGAGGTGCTCTCCCGACTTCAGTtcgcgctggtgctgcggccgGTGTACAAGCACGCCACAAACGCCAACGACGTGAGGTTGTCCGACCGCGAGCTCTTCGTCGGCGAAGGAGCGCCTTCGGAGGATGGGGAGGTGTCTGATAGTGACGCAGACGCGTGTCAAGGGCAGGCGGCAGTGTTGCACATAAAGCGACCGCACCACTACACACTGTGGGTCGTCAACTACGGCCGCAATGGTGTCCGCATCGCTGGGCAAGGTTGGGTGCTGGGCgagccgcggcggctgcaaGCCGGTGATGTACTCATCGTAGGAGATGAGGTGCAGCTACGTGTGGAGGCGCACTTTTCCGAGACTGCCGCTCGTGCGCCTTTCGCAGGCGACGAGACTTCCAACAACGCCTCTGTGAACTCCTCTCACGTTAAACAAGAgccggtgggggaggagtaG
- a CDS encoding hypothetical protein (TriTrypDB/GeneDB-style sysID: LpmP.34.2360): MGISIYSLVSAVILCLNALAILSESRFLSKFGLATPQALQGGIALQHDPTFNDMVPSSVDAELGASGNGGGRSVSSVKLQIASLLHSIRLLMRWPLIFVNITLIALTLIFG; encoded by the coding sequence ATGGGCATCAGTATCTATTCACTTGTCTCAGCCGTGATTCTGTGCCTCAACGCATTAGCCATCCTTTCGGAATCGCGGTTTCTCTCCAAGTTTGGATTGGCCACTCCACAAGCCCTACAGGGTGGCattgcactgcagcacgaTCCCACTTTCAATGACATGGTGCCATCTTCTGTCGATGCTGAGCTTGGCGCTAGCGGGAACGGCGGTGGCCGCTCTGTCTCGTCCGTCAAGTTGCAGatcgcctctcttttgcacTCCATCCGCCTCCTGATGCGCTGGCCGCTCATCTTTGTGAACATTACGCTAATTGCCCTGACATTGATCTTCGGCTGA
- a CDS encoding hypothetical protein (TriTrypDB/GeneDB-style sysID: LpmP.34.2370), which translates to MCYSAKGDEGQVILSCSHVFHTQCFRSFERYVRAQQRADALGVAVATAPLACPVCRTQNYHKRIFYEGKAVAQRAAIVKVQAAVRGLLARRAYTKLRLKNNREFRTHYVQERLARLSAAWEAFCAQQERSRVAVEAALAVQHQAARAACLTEEAWAELWRKTVHDPSASSESGSLAAPATAGVSVQCPICLELIYCSHWPGTRAASFHAGGVRKSTGEDAVAAMRMAYESRQAAKRVQPLELKAIRKSTGMPMGGAVKGAVSRKVSNPSTADPGATGLVRGWKVVSRRVTQHQAGHQKGSAQWAAAAPRPEHETAFTVLSSAKVVDADSANKAASILPQSGVLLSCGHYFHAACIKCYEQFNERGSLRVDKQPGQVVAIVLNRCPICRSGYAKHPM; encoded by the coding sequence ATGTGCTATTCTGCCAAGGGTGACGAAGGGCAGGTGATCCTAAGCTGCTCGCATGTCTTCCACACCCAATGCTTTCGCTCTTTCGAGCGATACGTGCGTGCTCAGCAGAGAGCGGATGCCCTTGGAGTTGCTGTGGCTACCGCACCGTTGGCGTGTCCAGTGTGCCGCACTCAGAACTACCACAAGCGCATCTTTTACGAAGGAAAAGCAGTAGCACAGCGGGCGGCTATCGTCAAGGTGCAAGCCGCTGTCCGAGGCCTCCTCGCGCGGCGCGCTTACACCAAGCTAAGACTCAAGAACAACCGAGAGTTTCGCACACACTACGTGCAGGAGCGCCTGGCTCGCCTGTCTGCAGCGTGGGAAGCGTTTTGTGCACAACAAGAGCGAAGCCGAGtggcagtggaggcggcgctcgcggtgcagcaccaggCGGCTAGGGCTGCCTGCCTGACTGAAGAGGCATGGGCGGAACTGTGGAGGAAGACGGTGCATGACCCGTCTGCCTCAAGCGAATCTGGAAGTTTGGCAGCTCCGGCTACTGCTGGTGTGTCGGTGCAGTGCCCCATTTGCCTGGAGCTGATTTACTGTTCGCACTGGCCTGGCACAAGGGCGGCCTCATTTCATGCTGGTGGGGTGCGCAAGTCGACTGGTGAGGAtgctgtggcggcgatgCGAATGGCCTACGAATCTCGACAAGCAGCAAAGCGTGTTCAGCCACTGGAATTGAAGGCGATCAGGAAGTCAACTGGGATGCCTATGGGAGGTGCGGTGAAGGGCGCAGTGTCACGCAAGGTGAGTAACCCATCAACGGCTGATCCTGGAGCTACCGGTTTGGTGAGAGGTTGGAAAGTGGTCTCACGGCGCGTAACACAGCACCAGGCAGGGCACCAGAAGGGATCTGCTCAatgggcagcagccgcaccacgTCCTGAGCATGAGACTGCATTCACTGTGCTGTCGTCTGCCAAGGTAGTAGACGCTGACAGCGCGAACAAGGCTGCATCGATTCTCCCGCAGAGCGGCGTCCTGCTTAGTTGTGGTCACTACTTTCACGCCGCGTGCATTAAATGCTACGAACAGTTCAATGAGCGGGGTTCTTTGAGAGTAGACAAGCAACCTGGCCAGGTTGTCGCCATTGTTCTGAATCGCTGCCCCATCTGCCGCTCCGGCTATGCAAAGCATCCGATGTAA